From the Helianthus annuus cultivar XRQ/B chromosome 17, HanXRQr2.0-SUNRISE, whole genome shotgun sequence genome, the window GGTTTGCGTATGTGGACGGTCCAAAACGTAATTCGAGTTCACGTTTAAACGAGGCCCATGTACCCAGTAAGTCGTTATTGTGTAAATTTTGGTACCACGACAAGGCATCGCCAATGAAGTGGAAAACGGTGAGCTCTATGCGTTCTTTCGGCGGAATTTTATAGTACGAGAAATAATTCTCGGCCTGAAAAACCCAACCAAGGACACTGGAGCCGTCGAAGAGAGGTAAAGTAATTTTTGGTGGTTTGGGGTTTGTACGGCGATGGTTAAATATGGAGGAGTTGTCGTCGGTGGATTTAGGAGAACCGGGACGACGGATTTCCGGTGAGATGTGCTCCGACAGTTTGGAAATTTGGGACACCAGATAAGTGGTAGTTTCTACTAAGGCAGAAAGTTGGGCAGTGGTATGTGCAGAGGAGTTGTTGGTGGCGATGATCAGTTGTGAAAGCTGATCAGCGATGGATGGTGGAAGGTCATCGGAGGTATCGCGGCGAGGAGGCATGGCGGAAGGTTGTGTGCGATGATGAAAGCACCAATTGATAGCAATCCGTAAGTGGATCAGACTCCAAGAAAGTTGAGAGAAAGGAAAGCTCAAGCCTTGGGGcaattttctgaaaatacaaGATGCAAATTAACTACCAAATTAAACATGGGAAACTATATGCATGCAACTAGGAGTAAAATAAAGAAAATGGACGTTATGGACTTCATGGAGATTGATGCAAAAGAAAAGGAGATGATGCACGACTTTCTAGACTCAATCCAACAACCTCTTGGGTACCACCGATTGTCTTTTGGGCCGGGTATtagggtgctactttctacactCCCTAATTACTTTTTACACCTacctcctctcacatacttacaggtaGGGCCCGCGTAGGACCGGTAGTTTTCCTCTCACAAAGGGGAGTATAATCAAGAGGAAGGGTGTGTTTAAAATGAGCCTTATAGAATTCTCCTTTTTCTTTCTTAACCTGCACATGAACTTGTGTGTTTAATAATTACGGAATCATTCTTTTGATTTTATTTTGATTTGGTATTTGATGTATAAAAACAAAACTGATGTACGAATTGGAGTAAACTCTCTAGGATTTGTATTTGTCATTgtattttaatttctttttagaTTTGTCACATTAGATTTTCAATTTCTTTAATATGTGTGTATAGTTTTATTTTAAACAAATTTTTTATGCTTTTTAATTTTCAGTTTTTTATGtttgtttagtttttttaatGGTTTTTAGCTTTGGTGGTgctggtgatggtggtggaggatTTGGTGGTAATGGAGggtaggggtgttcagaattcgtttcgaattcgaaaaattcgaaattcgtttaaattcgattcgattatcaagaattcgctTCGATTACAAGAATTCGAACTcaaattcgattcaattcgagtcaagtaaatcgaatacgaatcgaatatgAATTTacaatttcaaattcgattcgattcgaaattcgaataaaaattatatatttttatttattatttttatataatatataaatataatatatatatatatatatataacttttattaggcTTTACtataacttattttcaaaatttattccaagtattaaaattacccattaccaaaccaACTACATGTcccataactaaaacctaagtaacaaatctatcgatagatttctaaccctaaatatattaacttgtaatgtgaAGTGGTTATTTCTGattctcgttttgaattttagattTATGATATTTTATTTGGAACTGTTTTAATATGATTTCGTGTTTTATGATTGCTCTAAAATTTCtgtttcattttgatagttttttacatgtttttaaagaatctaaatcaaatcgaatttattcgaattcgattcgaattcgaatttttaatcgaatacgaattgggttttttattcgaattcgaatcaaatttggtagattttaatcgaattcgaatcgaatacgaattcaagagaaaataaaaattattcgaataattcaaTTCggataattcgaaaattcgatattcgattagATGAACACCCCTAATGGAGGGAGAGGAAGAGAGTTCTTTTTTATTAAAtactttaaatttaaattattagGTGAAAGAACAAAACTACCCTTATATGATAAAAGTTAACTaaaaattttaactaggttagtgttaaaggacttagagtgtaatgagttttacaaataaaggattataactgtaattattgaagttaaatgcTATCCACTGCAATCTGATACAaatataaaggacgaaaagtgtaatttacccttaaaagaactttgtaattatcaaaaCAGCCCCTAAGGTATATAATTACCTAATTACTCTTACACTTAACTACAAAAAGAGTAACAAAGTTAGTGTCTGGGGCCAAAATCGTTATAAAATGCAAACTCGGGGTCTGATATGCTAAAAATATTCCTTTTTTGGCTGAAAGGGTTAAATTGGCtaaaccacaggggccaaaagaATAATTTACTCAATTTTTTTCTAAAGGGGGTGGTTGAAATTTTAAACGGGTGCGGTCGTTATTTTCggcgaaaaataacactaaactttttttttcaaagggTGCGCCGGCCCACCCACAACTTGGGGTGGGTACGCCCCTGATCACAGCCTAACAAACCCTAATCACCGAACAATCTGTAAGGAGGAGAACAAACACACACTCGGACCAGCTAAGAACCGACTGAGAATGATAGGGACACTTTAATCGTCGGAGAAGGATCAACGGGAAGGACATTTCAATTGCTAGAAAAGGATAGCCGGATGAGAGTGGAGTAATCCTCGAGAGAGAGAGGAGAACGAATAATCTATGGTTGTAAAATGGCAATTCCAATATACATTTAAAAGGATAGTTTAGTCATGCTAAAAAAGAATAATTAGGTAGGGGAAATATATATGCAATTGAAGTGATATTAGAAAGGAAAATATGCAATTTTCCTTAAGTTGGTCTTATCTTTTACTTATGTTGCGTGACCTCACACCAAGTGAACCAAAAAGTATAATATATAACGATAAACAAACGATTTCTAAAATTTTCCGCTTCATGAAAAAAATTCTTAGATGCGTTACTTATTGGGTTCTGTTTTGCTTGAACTTGCATGTGCTCATTTATTGCATACACTTATACGGCttaaccaatttttttaatacactTAAATGCATATTTATTTCTAATATGAATAAAACTAGTAGAATTTCCGCCCTCGCTTTGCGGCGGGGACCTAATCTCTGTAAAACGCGTTTTGGCAACGGCAAGTAGATACCAaatatcaaaacatatataaaaaatgACGTGTTAACAATAGTCAGTTCTTCCtaaaaaacaattttaaataatctaattataataataggacccacacgtcctacacgttggaaattcggttgttttcagtttagttattacggtgctaacacgttaaaatatggatgagctcggtaccggtaacggcaccgaaagtaccgatccggaaaatcatcgaaattaggtaccggcaccgaaaatgctagGTACAATACAGTATGGTATTTTAAGGTAAAAATcagtaaatacaggtatggtgctagaccggtgtcgaaccgaaaataacgattctgaaaacgccaaaaggtgggtaccaaattggtaccgaaaatgattggtatagtaaatttggtaccgataccaTACCgatttgattacaggatttgatatgatttgcttatcaataatctaaatatccaagttaattttacatgctacaattcattcattatagaaaaaagacaaaaacaaaaaaaaaacaaaaaacacaaaataagttgttttgtatataaaacccCATTCAAACGAAATATAGTTTACTTCCGGTGTGTATGAAAgttaatctaaacggtgcaattacttgcattgctacgttgctacaggatttgatgagctcggtaccaactgGTACcgaaaaaaaagacaaaaaaagaaaacaaaataagttgttttgtatatagaacctcattcaaacgaaatataGTTTACTTAcagtgtgtatgaaaagtaatctaaacggtgcagtttacttgcattgctacgttgctacaggaaaatcccaaaaagtgggtaccggtaccgaatatatctggtatggtacggttcggtactggtacggtaccggtatttgagggtaaaaactggtgaataccggtgccgaactgATAcggaaaatgtcaaaagtcggtaccaatTCGGAACAAAAAATATACTCGGTTTGATatttgataccggtaccggtacccgatacTCGATACCATTTACTAATCCCTTGAGGATGTTATTGTTCATTATGCCCATCTATAGATAAATTACTAATTACTGTTCATTTGattctaaaattaatatataggATGTTATTGTTCATTATGTCCATCTATATGTCCATCTATAGATAAATTACTAATTACTCTTCATTTGattctaaaattaatatataggTAAATGAAAGAAATGGTGAATTATTTATATGCATTAGACTAGACATCCATAGCCATACTTTAAACGAATTAAATGCTACATAAATAGCCAAATAGgaacaattatttttatatatgggTGAAGATTGATGAGGGAATTAACATCACCATCATACACTAATCTACATTCAATTGATTTCTGTTGCCTTAAAAAAATTATTTGTGTTATTTTGTATAACGTTAcaaaaaattaaatatatgttGTTTAGAATCTACACTAAGACCCGAATCATGCTAAATAGTAAATACACataagactagaaggtatggtttGGCTCATCCCCACGAGGATGAGcctccacgtaggcgccacgtaggcGGCTAGTAGAGGATGAGCCAATTTGAAGGATGGAGAGGgatggaggatggggccccaccacatatttttttattgtttaatttattttatttgtttaacttttatttgtttaagttttattgtttattttttatttgtttaactttataaaaactattcaacatttaaataaaaatacgACATAAAGaaagataataaaatccattacataacataaataaaaattacataacctaaaaaataaaaaattacgctacttaaaatttgaaaaaaaagactagatttaaaaatttaaaacaaataCACTACTCGTCTTCGTCTTCGGCTCCGTCACCGTCCACCATGTTAACGTTGTTCCAAATATGTTCTACCAAATTTTGTTGAAGGTTTGCATGCGTGAAGTCGTTTGTTAGCGAgaacgagtttaaatcctgttGTGGGGGATCAACCGGGACAGTGTTCCCGTAAGATGCATTCTCATCATACTCACAAATCGCCCGACCTTCGTCTTCAATAATCATGTTATGGAGCAAAATGCAAGCGTACATACAAAGACGCAACCTTTTTGGTGTGAACGCACGTGCCGGTTGTGCAACGATGGCCCATTTTTTTTGTAAGACACCAAAAGCACGTTCGATGTCTTTTCTTGCAGCTTCTTGACGCTTGGcgaattttttccttttttcgtCCTCGGGATATGGAATAGTCTTTACAATTGTAGATCAAAACGGATATATCCCGTCAGCAAGATAATACCCACGTCTATACTCAACCCCAGAAACTGTAAAACGTGTGTCCGGACCGGTTCCATTAACGACATCGGTAAAGATCGCCGATTGGTATAACACGTTGAGGTCGTTGAGTGAACCAGGGAGACCAAAGAAAGAATGCCATATCCACAAATCTTGTGATGCCACGGCTTCAAATATCACGGTTGGATAGCCGTGATCACCTCACGTATATTGGCCGCGCCACGCAGTCGGGCAATTATGCCACCCCCAATGCATACAATCAATGCTACCAAGCATTCCCGGAAACCCGTGCCTTGCTTCATGAGCTTGGTACAACTGTTGAACATCATACGCGTTTGGTTTCCGCAAATATTTTTTGCTATACAGTTTCACCACATTATGGCAAAACCGATACAAACATTCCCGCGTAGTTCTTGCCAGCATCTGTAAGTACTCGTCCAAAGCGTCGGCCACTGTCCCGTACgccagttggcgaatggccgcaGTACACTTTTGTAACGTGGTAAACCCTTCATAATTTCGAGCATCAGGTCGTTGCGTGAAAAACGGGTCTAGCCCCGCCAAATCATTAGCAATCTGTGTGAATAAGCGGCGACTCATTCGGAACCTGCGCCTGAAAATGTCGGCGTTGTAAAGTGGTTCATCCGAAAAATAATCGTTCACCAATTTCCCGTGCGCTCCTGTCGTATAAAATATATAAGTACGAGTTATAAAAATAAGGACAATGAAATTTTGTAATGAAAAACCTTGGCGGTCTCTGTTAATCCGTATTCGTGTGGTAATAACATTTTCAGACGAGAagtcttcctcttcctcttcctcttcgatTAGAATCTGTCCCGCTCGTAGTACAGCGTTTGCGAAAAACATCTCCTCTTCGTCATCCGAAGACGAGGGCCACCAAGGATTAGAAGCCATTGTGGAtgaaaagatatttttttttataaaagtaggGAGAAAATGGTATAAAAGTGAGAGGGTTTTGGGTTGAAAGTGGGGAAATAATGGTGAAAATAGGTGATTTTATAGaaaaaggaattttttttttattaaataatgcCATTGATCAACGGCTACTTTTCAAACATTTGGATCGGCTGACCCGGCTGTGGGTCGCCGGGTGTGATGGGCCGAGCcccagggggcggtgtgggggtccggcgccaGGCCTAGCCGGGCATCAGCCGGCCCCCACACCTTCCAGTCTAACACCTTATACAATATTATAATAAAATTAGTCTCTACAATCTTAGAAAGTCGttgatacatacatatatacgaTATAGGAGAAAGTTATTTTGAGAACGTTAGATATTGCGAGAACCGTAAGAAACGAATGAAAAACCAATTAAAATCAATTTTTTAATACATactgtattattattattattattattattattattattattattat encodes:
- the LOC110924485 gene encoding uncharacterized protein LOC110924485; the encoded protein is MASNPWWPSSSDDEEEMFFANAVLRAGQILIEEEEEEEDFSSENVITTRIRINRDRQGAHGKLVNDYFSDEPLYNADIFRRRFRMSRRLFTQIANDLAGLDPFFTQRPDARNYEGFTTLQKCTAAIRQLAYGTVADALDEYLQMLARTTRECLYRFCHNVVKLYSKKYLRKPNAYDVQQLYQAHEARHGFPGMLGSIDSVASQDLWIWHSFFGLPGSLNDLNVLYQSAIFTDVVNGTGPDTRFTVSGVEYRRGYYLADGIYPF